Proteins encoded by one window of Aphidius gifuensis isolate YNYX2018 linkage group LG2, ASM1490517v1, whole genome shotgun sequence:
- the LOC122848321 gene encoding probable uridine nucleosidase 2 — protein sequence MEFTNIKNFFLFFFIIGLIAVTAIYCYSKPSGHQEDAESEKLLIDTDGGPDDAVAILLAISSFISRNNNTKKFDIVGITCTYGNAYLKDVEKNVLKTLTIANVTNIPVYSGAEKPLKNNFTLENYFGADGFGDFVFDKNITINIDRSKNATTALIDLAKIHSKKLTILALGPLTNIAEAIKLDPNFVGNVNKFYIMGGSISGGGNMGPNLEFNFMLDPESNKIVLDSLNGESSYLIPWEPLSQTNISTEWKQTAIDKMNTTTTEFLRLAFAKTPKNPLWIPADALAVAVIMWKTENFIEKKQAIVNSIIDKPHYGEISVNYTTKVGNIAIVTKINADEFKKLLIEKLSLFK from the exons atggaatttaccaatataaaaaatttttttttatttttttttatcattggaTTGATAGCAGTGACTGCTATTTATTGCTacag tAAGCCATCGGGACATCAAGAAGATGCAGaatcagaaaaattattaattgatactGATGGTGGTCCAGACGATGCAGTTGCAATATTACTTGCAATATCTTCATTTATTTCTcgcaataataatacaaaaaaatttgatattgttgGGATAACATGTACATATGGAAACGCATATTTaaaagatgttgaaaaaaatgtactaaAAACCTTGACAATTGCCAATGTAACAAAT aTACCTGTATATTCTGGTGCTGAAAAACCTTTGAAGAATAATTTTactcttgaaaattatttcggAGCAGATGGATTTGGTGattttgtatttgataaaaatataacaattaatattgacAGGTCAAAAAATGCAACAACGGCCTTGATTGATTTGGctaaaattcattcaaaaaaattaacaatattagcACTTGGACCATTGACAAACATTGCCGAGGCAATTAAATTGGATCCAAATTTTGTTGgcaatgttaataaattttacataatgGGTGGAAGTATATCTGGTGGAGGAAATATGGGTCCAaatcttgaatttaattttatgctTGATCCtgaaagtaataaaattgttttggATTCATTAAATGGTGAATCAAGCTATTTAATTCCTTGGGAACCATTATCCCAAACAAATATATCaaca gaATGGAAACAAACAgcaattgataaaatgaatacaacaacaactgaaTTTTTAAGACTTGCTTTTGCTAAAACTCCAAAAAATCCTTTGTGGATTCCAGCTGATGCTTTAGCAGTTGCTGTTATCATGTGGAaaactgaaaattttattgaaaaaaaacaagcaattgttaattcaattattgataaaccCCATTATGGTGAAATTAGTGTTAATTATACAACAAAAGTAGGAAACATTGCTAttgttacaaaaattaatgctgatgaatttaaaaaattattaatcgaaaaattatcattgtttaaataa